The DNA sequence TGGAGCGCCCGATGGAGGTGGTGCGTGCCGCCACCGGCACCGACCCGTACAAGCGCTACGAACAGCCGACCGTGATTCGCCAGGAACGCAAGCGCGATCCGGTGCAGGCGTTTCGCGACAGCGACATGGAGTATCTGGAAATCCCGGCCTTCCTGCGCCGACAGGCCGACTGACCGTGCAGCCGGGCGGTCGGCCAGCAATGTAGACTGTGTTACCGGCGCGTGACAGGCGCCGGTGTCACCCCATTCCCAGGACCGGCGACGACGTGATCAGGCAACGCACCCTCAAGAACAGCATCCGCGCCACCGGCGTTGGCCTGCATACCGGGGCGAGGGTTCAACTGGCCCTGCATCCGGCGCCGGTCGATAGCGGCATTCGTTTCCGGCGTGTCGATCTGAATCCGCCGGTCATCATTCCGGCGCGCGCCGACACAGTCGGCGACACCCGCCTGTCGACCACGCTGGAATCCGGCGGGGCGCGGGTTGGCACCGTCGAGCACCTGCTGTCGGCCTTGGCGGGGCTGGGTATCGATAACGCCCTGATCGATGTCGATGCTCCGGAAGTGCCGATCATGGATGGCTCGGCCGGACCGTTCGTGTTCCTGATCCAGTCGGCGGGCATCTGCGAGCAGGACGCCCCGAAATCCTTCCTGCGGGTGCTGCGATCCATCGAGGCACTCGACGCTGACCGCTGGGTGCGTCTGGACCCCTACGAGGGTTTTCGGGTCAGCTTCGAGATCGAGTTCAGCCATCCGGCCTTCGACGCCAAGCCGGCGCAGGCCCTGGTCGATTTTTCGTCGACGGCTTTTCTGCGCGAGATCAGCCGCGCCCGCACCTTCGGTTTCATGCATGAGATCGAGTCCCTGCGCGCACAGGGACTGGTGCAGGGCGGCAGCATGAAGAACGCCGTGGTGGTCGACGGGACGCGTATCCTGAACGAGGACGGGCTGCGGTATCGGGACGAATTCGTCAAGCACAAGGTGCTGGACGCGATCGGCGACCTGTACCTGCTCGGCTGCAGCCTGATCGGTGCCTTCTCCGGCTTCAAATCGGGTCATGCGCTCAACAACCGGCTGCTGCGCCGCCTGCTGGCCGACGCCGGCAACTATGAAATCGTTACCTTCAACTGCGCGCAGGAGTTACCGATTTCCTACATCGAGGCCGCGGCCGCCGCCTGAACTGATGCGGGCGCGGGTTCAGGCGGCCCACAGGCCCGCTGGCCTAGAACCGCCCGGTCTGCCGGGCGCGGGCCAGGTCGGCGTACCAGGCATCCAGCCGTTCGGCGGTGATGCGATACCCGAAGGTCGACCACGGCTCGCCGTGCAGTTGGGCTCGTCCATCGGCGATCAGGATCGGCACCCGCACCACCCCGTAGGCCTTGGCAAGTCCAAGGTCCATGCCGATTTCGATGTCCCGCTGGGAATCCTCGAAATCGCGCAGCCAGGCATTCACGTCCAGACCCACGTCGCGCGCACAGCGGGTCAGCACATCCGGATCGGCGACGTTGTCGCAGTCGCTCAGGTGGGCCTGCTGCGCCCGATCGAAATAATCCCAGTGACCCTGCGGGCCAGCCTGTTTTTCGGCTGCCTTGCAGCCACGTTGCGCCGGCATCGAGTACGGGTAATCGAAATCGCGGCTCATCATCAGCTCCGGCCGGATGCGGTGCTCGTGCTCGACCCGCACCGCGTCGCCCCAGTGCTGGAGCACGATTTCGTGCTTGGCCGCCTTCGGATCCGGAAACAAACGCGTGAACAAGGTGCGGTCTGTACCCAGCGGCCAGGCGCGGTGAATCACCTCCACCTGGGGATGGGCGGATACAAACGCCCGCAGCCGCTCGGATGCGTTGAAACACCAGCATGACAGGACGTCATGAAAGAACTCGAGCCGCATCGAAAGCATGGACGCCTCCCTCGGGGCCGCTGCGTGAACATGCCCGCGATAGTGGGCCCCGTGCCCCCGGCGCACAAGGGCCGAGGCGCGGGTTGCCGTCCGGTTGAGGCATTACCCCCGGCCGCATACAATCCG is a window from the Immundisolibacter sp. genome containing:
- the lpxC gene encoding UDP-3-O-acyl-N-acetylglucosamine deacetylase codes for the protein MIRQRTLKNSIRATGVGLHTGARVQLALHPAPVDSGIRFRRVDLNPPVIIPARADTVGDTRLSTTLESGGARVGTVEHLLSALAGLGIDNALIDVDAPEVPIMDGSAGPFVFLIQSAGICEQDAPKSFLRVLRSIEALDADRWVRLDPYEGFRVSFEIEFSHPAFDAKPAQALVDFSSTAFLREISRARTFGFMHEIESLRAQGLVQGGSMKNAVVVDGTRILNEDGLRYRDEFVKHKVLDAIGDLYLLGCSLIGAFSGFKSGHALNNRLLRRLLADAGNYEIVTFNCAQELPISYIEAAAAA
- a CDS encoding DsbA family protein — its product is MLSMRLEFFHDVLSCWCFNASERLRAFVSAHPQVEVIHRAWPLGTDRTLFTRLFPDPKAAKHEIVLQHWGDAVRVEHEHRIRPELMMSRDFDYPYSMPAQRGCKAAEKQAGPQGHWDYFDRAQQAHLSDCDNVADPDVLTRCARDVGLDVNAWLRDFEDSQRDIEIGMDLGLAKAYGVVRVPILIADGRAQLHGEPWSTFGYRITAERLDAWYADLARARQTGRF